One window of the Oncorhynchus mykiss isolate Arlee chromosome 5, USDA_OmykA_1.1, whole genome shotgun sequence genome contains the following:
- the nr5a1b gene encoding steroidogenic factor 1b produces the protein MEYTYDVDLEELCPVCGDKVSGYHYGLLTCESCKGFFKRTVQNNKRYTCAENQDCKIDKTQRKRCPFCRFQKCLNVGMRLEAVRADRMRGGRNKFGPMYKRDRALKQQKKALIRATGLKMETTPPMLSPDTQTDYTFTGSLPGLHPLPKGILHTTTTPIAPTDYDRSLYGPPSLGMAMPGLPPHAPLPPQYQYASFPSRAIKSEYPDHYTSSPDSVVGSYTYPEQVYSGPGSPQVPGVPQLVLEFLRCDPDELQVQSKIAAHLQQEQSGQGGKGQERLSPFSLMCHMADQTLFSIVEWARSCIFFKELKVGDQMKLLHNCWSELLVLDFISRQVQHGKEGSVLLVTGQEVELASIASQAGATLTSLVQRGQELVEKLQTLQADRREIACFKFLILFNPDVKLLESQAFVEGVQEQVNGALLEYTMCAYPQHLDKFSRLLMRLPELKALSAQAEDYLCYKHLSGEVPCNNLLIEMLHAKRACA, from the exons ggtTTCTTCAAAAGAACGGTTCAAAATAATAAGAGGTATACATGTGCAGAAAACCAGGATTGTAAAATTGACAAAACTCAGAGGAAACGGTGTCCATTTTGTCGGTTTCAGAAATGCCTGAATGTTGGAATGCGATTAGAAG CTGTCCGAGCCGATCGCATGCGAGGAGGCCGGAATAAGTTTGGCCCCATGTACAAGCGCGACCGAGCCCTCAAGCAGCAGAAGAAAGCATTGATTCGAGCCACTGGCCTCAAGATGGAGACCACCCCTCCGATGCTGTCCCCTGACACTCAGACAGACTACACCTTCACCGGCAGTCTCCCGGGCCTCCACCCGCTCCCCAAGGGCATCCTCCACACCACCACGACCCCCATCGCCCCCACAGACTACGACCGCAGCCTCTACGGACCCCCCTCACTGGGCATGGCTATGCCTGGACTCCCCCCCCATGCACCCTTACCCCCCCAGTACCAGTACGCCTCCTTCCCCAGCAGGGCGATCAAGTCAGAGTACCCGGACCACTACACAAGCTCCCCAGACTCGGTAGTGGGCAGCTACACCTACCCGGAGCAGGTATACTCTGGACCGGGCTCTCCGCAGGTCCCCGGGGTGCCTCAGCTGGTGCTGGAGTTTCTGCGATGTGACCCGGACGAGCTGCAGGTGCAGAGTAAGATCGCTGCTCACCTTCAGCAGGAGCAGAGTGGCCAGGGGGGCAAGGGTCAGGAGAGACTCAGCCCCTTCAGCCTAATGTGTCACATGGCTGACCAGACGCTCTTCTCCATCGTGGAGTGGGCCCGAAGCTGCATCTTCTTCAAGGAGCTCAAG GTAGGAGATCAGATGAAGCTGCTTCACAACTGCTGGAGCGAGCTGCTGGTGTTGGACTTCATCTCCAGGCAAGTCCAACACGGCAAGGAGGGCAGCGTGCTACTGGTCACAGGGCAGGAG GTGGAGCTGGCGTCCATAGCGTCCCAGGCAGGAGCCACTCTCACAAGCCTGGTGCAGAGAGGACAGGAGCTAGTTGAGAAACTACAGACCCTACAGGCGGACCGCAGAGAAATTGCCTGCTTCAAGTTCCTCATCCTCTTCAACCCCG ATGTGAAGCTACTGGAGAGCCAGGCATTCGTGGAGGGCGTCCAGGAGCAGGTGAACGGGGCTCTGCTGGAGTACACCATGTGTGCTTACCCCCAGCACCTGGACAAGTTCAGCCGGCTGCTGATGCGCCTGCCTGAGCTCAAGGCCTTGTCGGCACAGGCCGAGGACTACCTCTGCTACAAGCACCTGAGCGGAGAGGTGCCCTGCAACAACCTGCTCATCGAGATGCTGCACGCCAAGAGGGCGTGCGCTTGA